From Clarias gariepinus isolate MV-2021 ecotype Netherlands chromosome 18, CGAR_prim_01v2, whole genome shotgun sequence:
aatcattcatgaacgacccatcactactgaTAGACGTTATgcttataatgttttataatatatatataatttagaaTGTAACCAGCCTTCTTTAAGAGATCTGGCAacaatttaacataaaaaaacattaatgacaTTCAAGTAAGCCCTTCTGAACTGAAATTAAAGGGGGATAAAGCGGGAGGggaggcgcgcgcgcgcgcacacacacacacactcattctacTAAGGCAGGGTTGTGTCACACTGGTCATACTGTCTTCTGATGACAGTAGGATTAatcattaaacacacacgcgcgcgcgcacatagTCTATTATATAAGTCACatctttttgtgatttttttcccttttcattaCTCGAACCCAAACCCAGGGTGATGAAATGCAGCAGAAGCAGTGAGAGATCTTGGACTGTAGGTCGCAGCCCTATTCCCTTCAAGGGCAAAGAGGGGACTCAAGCTCAAGCAGCTCTAAAAGAATTAGCACAAAGCCAAGCACGTCATGCcttagaaaacacacacactcacacacacacacctcgctcTGTGCACACTTTGTGACAACAgcgcttatttatttattttttttcttactcacTGTCTCCAAACTGCGCCAAACTATCAAGAACACGCACACCGACAGCACCCGGAAGTCTCGTGAAACGTGATCGCCGACCAATCAGGATGCCGGAAAAGTCTGCCTCAACCAATCAGATTGCAGCGAGGAACGTGGCACGAACAAGGCATTTTGCTGCCACCCTCAGGTCAGACATGATACTGCAGGTATTTTTGTTTTCCCTCACCACTCTTGACCCGACCTGCGCTTGCCTGCTCTTGCACAACTGATTAACAGCTCGTCCTGAGGTAATGACTGAAGACTAAAATACATAGATCAGCCATTACTTTGTGGCCACCTGACTAATATTGAGTAAGTTCCTGTAATAGTGATGTactactgtgtgttctgacacatttctatcacaaccagcatcaACTTTTTTATAAGTTAAGCCATATATGTGTTCTTGTTAGTAAGCTGGGGGCAGAGCAGAaggtcagccattatacaggACCCAACGGGAGCTGAGGTTTGAACCGTCGACCCACCAAACATCAGTCGGTAACTCAGATGCTTAACACCCTGACCACTGTAGACCAGGAACGTCCTACAAGAGCTGCTGTTTTAGATTTGCACTCACCCAGTGGTCTATTCATCACAAACTGGTCCCCACTCAAATCCTTcaggttcacttgctgcctaatatatcccatcCACTTCCAGCTGCCATTGTAACGAGATATTGTGAGACGGGCCcgattgtgatggctagacgactgggtcagagcaacttcaaaaaactgcagctcttgtggtaTGTTCCCACGTAACAGTGGTCAGGACAAACCTAAAGTGATCCACGGAAGGAAAACCGTGGGtggaactggtgacagggtcatggatgGACAACGCCCAGTGATGCACCTGGTGATCGAAGactggcctgtgtagtctgatccaatagaagcacTAGAGTAGATCAAACTGTGGAAAAGGGTAATGCTGGtcatgatagaaaggtgtcagaacacaatgcatttctgttttaaCTGCAAAAGGGAGGGGGGGCTCaatcaatattaggcaggtggtcataatgtatCAGTGTATACACCCAGAACCAAGTACAAATAACTTAATTCTATGCCTTTTAAAATATCATAGGCTATAGCCATAAATATTATAGTATGCCATATATATTCAAACTGGTTATACAATTATAATTATAGTTGCATTGCTGTAGATATTAACTTAACCTCActtcattttaatttgattaatgaaAAAGGTATGCtaaaaaacaacactttgtaTAATTAATACGAGACTATATGAGCAAACGGgtagctcggtggttaaggtgttgggaCTTCTAATCAGGAAGTCTCTGGTTCAAGCCTGGCTGCCATTGTTAAGCAACGTCCTTTACCCCCAAGTGCTCAGATATAATCTCAATAGGTAACTGAGACAGGAACGacagatatactgtagctccagtgtgagatatactgtatctgtcaCCAGTTGGCATATAGACAGCTTTtatatgaacaaaaaaacaaaaacaagaaaaaactaCTCTGCTTGAAATGAAGACACCACCTTTATTTAAGACGTTCCTTTTATTAAGAGTGGAGTTACATTTTTGACAAAGGGGAACAACCAACGTGCGTTTCCAAAAGTTAAACTGATTCTACTCTTGTTATTGCCTCACTGAAATGAAATAGCTCAGATGCTGCTTGTTCCCTTACAGCTTGTAGAAACAGGCAAGTTTTACAGTTTGGAGGAATTTGTGGTGGAATCAGGTAGTCATGCAGCGAGAAAGGACACCGCCGTGTCTCGCTCGTCTATCAGCTCGGCCGCCGTGGCGTCCATCTTGCCACGTGAGAAGTCGTCAATTGGCAGACCGTCCACCACCTGCCAGGTCTTGTTCTGTACAGACGAAAGCAGAGACGCACAAACCAAACCAAATATTATCGTTAATGTCTTTCCAACGGTTATGTTTTACAACAAGTACaacttggattaaaaaaaacaaacaaacaaaaaaataaaaaaaattgtcaaactAATTAATAATTAGCGAGATAAGGTCAGACCTTGATGGTGACAGGGAAGGAGTACATGAGGTCATCGGAAACGCCGTAGGAGTTCCCAGTGGAGTAAACTCCCATTGACACAAACTCACCCTgcaaagagagagtgagagaaggagaaaaagagagatagtGAGTGAGTTCATATTATGAAACACTCGCACAGTACATGGGACAGTCTTCCAACGGTGCGTCGCCATGACGCTGCAAACCTACATCAGGAGTGCCGAACCAGATGTCCCTCATGTGGTCACAAATGGCCTTCGCAGCAGACATGGCGCTGGACAGCTTCCTGGCTTTGATCACGGCCGCACCGCGCTGCTGCACCGtctgagagggagagagacaggaaagagAAACCGTGTGTAAAAGTTTCCTTCCTTCTAAAAACTACCGGTGGAACGTTTCTGAGCTGCACTTACGGAGATGAAGTCTCCATTCAGCCAGCTGTCGTCCTTCACGGCGTCATAGGCGGACTCCTCTTTGCCGCCCAGGTTGACGGTGGCGTGGTGGACGTCGGGGTACTGCGTGGACGAGTGGTTTCCCCAGATGATCACGTTCTTCACTCTGTCcgaggacacgcccacacgcatCGCCACCTACCGACATGTGAACGGAAACGGCAGTGAGCAATGCTTTCTAAAACCTTTAAACACATGAAGGCACGATTAAAAATGAGCAAAAGTTAAAGCTGTACAGAAGGTctaattgttatttattatttattaaaaacagggAAACCTGTGAGCGGGCCCTGT
This genomic window contains:
- the mdh1aa gene encoding malate dehydrogenase 1Aa, NAD (soluble) isoform X2, with the protein product MAEPIRVLVTGAAGQIAYSLLFSIAKGDVFGKDQPIILVLLDIPPMLPVLDGVVMELQDCALPLLREVIPTDKVEVGFKDLDAAILVGSMPRKEGMERKDLLKANVAIFKTQGAALDKYAKKTVKVLVVGNPANTNCLIASKSAPSIPKENFSCLTRLDHNRARSQVAMRVGVSSDRVKNVIIWGNHSSTQYPDVHHATVNLGGKEESAYDAVKDDSWLNGDFISTVQQRGAAVIKARKLSSAMSAAKAICDHMRDIWFGTPDGEFVSMGVYSTGNSYGVSDDLMYSFPVTIKNKTWQVVDGLPIDDFSRGKMDATAAELIDERDTAVSFLAA